GCGGAAACAACGGCAGAGCACCACCgtcaccgccaccaccaccaccaccacttgGTACTGAAATCTGCAATATATTCCAGACTCCTCCTCCTCGCCCTAATCGTCTTCTTCCGCACTCTTCTCTCACCCTACGACACATCTGCAGCGTTAAACCCTCCGTGCCTCTCCACCCCCAACGCCACACTCTCCTCCCCTCTCCAAAACGCCGTCGTCTGGGACTCCGTCTACTTCCTCCGCATCGTTCGGTGCGGCTACGAGTACGAACAATCCTTTGCCTTCCTCCCCCTCCTTCCTCTCTCTCTTTCCCTCGTCTCCTTCCTCCCCACCCAAACACCCCTCTTTGTTTTCTTCGGCtacctcatcaacaacctcgcCTTCGTTCTCGCCGCTCTCTACTTCTACAGACTCTCCTTGACCCTATTGAAGGACCCCGACATTGCGTTAAGGGCTACTCTTTTGTTCTGCTTCAACCCCGCCTCTGTCTTTTACTCCTCCATGTaaatcttctttttctcgcACCTCTTTATGGATTTCTTGCCTCTGTGTTTGATTTCTCCTGAGATGGCAGATATTCCGAGAGTTTGTACGCTCTTTTGTGTTTTGGAGGGATGTATCACTTCGTCTGCGGCCGAAACAATTTGGCCGCTCTTTTCTTCGCGCTCTCCGGTTGTGCAAGGTCTAATGGCGTGCTTAATGCTGGCTATCTCTGTTTTCAGACTATGCATCGCTCTTATCACGCCCTGTTTCACCAGAAGCGTCTTCTTGTTAGTTCCTTCCCCTCCTACATTCTCCTTTTACTCTTTTCATTCCCACCCTTTTGGATAAACATTTTTCGTAAATCTGTACGCTTTATTTTACTACACTTATCGCTGTCTCATAATTATACCATTAGTATAGGCGTAGCATTGGGGccttgattttatttatttatttgtttttcttatgaaAATCCAATACAACTTGAGACATAGAAAATATGTTTAGTTGGAAATGTAGAAGCATTGTCTCTTGATGAACTAAAAATGGATTTTGTTTCCCTCTTTGTGGATGATGTCAAGAAAGGAATGAGGTTTACAATGGGTAATCCTACTTGTAGATGGTAGAAAGAAATTTgtgatgattttgtttttagtaaTGTCAAGAGGTATTTCTTAATTTAGGTTTGCAGAATTGCTTACAATCATGTTTTATAAGTTTGTATACTTGTTTAGATATGTATTTTAATAACAATCTATCCTacataatttttagaataactGTATCGTTGTATCTCATTCACATGTCAGATCTGTGTCATAATAACTTCTTGATATGcgtaaattgattttaaaccATAGGAGCGATTccattcattttatcttttttattttctttttctgtaatTGTTTGCCAGGAAGTTTATCCAAATAGGAGGACCTTGATAAATGATTTGGGAGTCTGAGTGGAAAATGTCATTTGCATTCAGTCTCGCATGACTGTCTTTGTATTAATTAACGATGCAACTGTTTTCCATGTCTGGGAATTTGAATCAACCATGTTAATAATTTGCAAAATTAGGAATGTGGTTGCTGATGTTTGATGGAGAAAGAGTGGTGAATTCAATGAACTTGGTTGCTAGTCTGAAGAAATATATTGCTTCTTCAATATTTGTAATGTCGTTTAAATAAAAGACTATAGATGGTTATGATATTCGGTGTGGAAGATGGGGGATAAAAAGTGGTAGGGGCGTGATATTGTATGctacaaaagaaaattgagggaattttgtagttgtggatatTTCATGTGATAGGTCATAAAGTAGAAAAGTGTGTAACAGGaactaataattttcttaacttgtttaatttgtttcttaacTACGTCCTTGATGCAAGGACCCTCATTAGGAAAATGCGTGTGCGAAGACAGAAGAATAGAAATATAGTAACTAACTCACAGTGTTAAGTAGTTAAGTTAGTTATAACTCACTGGGATACAAACAAAGTCGTAACTAACTCAGAGCAGTTAGAGTAGTTATAATTAACTTCTCTGTCAGTGTTAGAATAAATTGGAGGTTGGTCTGAGAGGAGAGGAGAGGGAAGTTGTTTGTAGTCTTGAATTGCTGGGAGAGTTTCTAGGCAGTCTTGAATTGCCACGAGTTGCACATAATTTTCTATTGCCTGATATGGATAAAGGATCCTTTAATGAAAAGTCCGTTTTCTTTCTGTGTTTTTGCTTTAGATCCCTAAATCTTACCCCTCACCACCATTCTATCAGGGCTAAAGAAACATTTGTAAACTGAGGTATAGATGCAGCTCAAGTAGTTAGGGTGTTTTAGGATTGATTCCCATTtaaactgaaaagaaaaaggttttcaatcATTGCTATGAATTATAAACTGGAATACTTAATTGATTCTTTGTCATTTTTCCAGTTGGCTTTGCAGATTATTTTTGTTGGAGCTTTACGCACTGCATGtattttttctccatttttagCTTTCCAGGCTTATGGCTATTACAATATGTGTGTTGGTCGTTCCCATGATGAAATAAGGCCCTGGTGCAAGGCAAGGATACCTTTACTTTACAGCTACATTCAAAGTCATTATTGGTATGTTCACCATAAAGTTCCAAAATTTATGTTGATTTATTTTGCTAATCATATGCTATTGACTGATTATTATACTCTATTCTATGGCTCTATGCAACCTATTATGATGTATTTTCTTTGTAGTGTATAATGTTAGAATTTGGATGTTTAAATATTCAGTTTTCCAGTTGATCATTGTTAAGTTCTGATTGTCCAGGGGTGTAGGTTTCTTGAGATATTTTCAGCTGAAACAATTGCCTAACTTTCTTCTTGCATCCCCAATACTGTCTCTGGCACTGTGCTCGATTGTCCATTATGCCAAGTCAAGGCCTCAGAACTTTTTCTCATTGGGTTTTTTAGCTCCAATGGAAGAAAAGAGCTGTGGAGTTGTGTTTTTGTCAGATGATCTCTCAAAGTCCAAAGAAGCTGATAGTGTGGGGAAGTCCTCCTCTGTTAGGGTAGAAGGTATGATTCTCAAATTTACAATTGTGTTTCGTAATTACTTTGCACACTTTGAAGTACGTTACTCTATGAGGAAAGGTGATAGTTAATTCACCAAATTGAGtataacaatttaatcatcTGCTTTGACAGTTTTTATATGGTGGTGTATCCTTTTCATTCTCTCACATGCGGTTTGGCCATTTTGTTGTTTATCCGGTGTT
This genomic stretch from Vigna radiata var. radiata cultivar VC1973A chromosome 7, Vradiata_ver6, whole genome shotgun sequence harbors:
- the LOC106765586 gene encoding GPI mannosyltransferase 2 isoform X1 gives rise to the protein MRGDPYSKMAETTAEHHRHRHHHHHHLVLKSAIYSRLLLLALIVFFRTLLSPYDTSAALNPPCLSTPNATLSSPLQNAVVWDSVYFLRIVRCGYEYEQSFAFLPLLPLSLSLVSFLPTQTPLFVFFGYLINNLAFVLAALYFYRLSLTLLKDPDIALRATLLFCFNPASVFYSSIYSESLYALLCFGGMYHFVCGRNNLAALFFALSGCARSNGVLNAGYLCFQTMHRSYHALFHQKRLLLALQIIFVGALRTACIFSPFLAFQAYGYYNMCVGRSHDEIRPWCKARIPLLYSYIQSHYWGVGFLRYFQLKQLPNFLLASPILSLALCSIVHYAKSRPQNFFSLGFLAPMEEKSCGVVFLSDDLSKSKEADSVGKSSSVRVEEHLNLRRRKNVIKGDVATVPIESESAEAWPGYLSASVLPFVLHLGFMACTAFFVMHVQVATRFLSASPPLYWFAAYIMAYPTKYYRWGYVIWAYSIAYIFLGSLLFSNFYPFT
- the LOC106765586 gene encoding GPI mannosyltransferase 2 isoform X2, with product MRGDPYSKMAETTAEHHRHRHHHHHHLVLKSAIYSRLLLLALIVFFRTLLSPYDTSAALNPPCLSTPNATLSSPLQNAVVWDSVYFLRIVRCGYEYEQSFAFLPLLPLSLSLVSFLPTQTPLFVFFGYLINNLAFVLAALYFYRLSLTLLKDPDIALRATLLFCFNPASVFYSSIYSESLYALLCFGGMYHFVCGRNNLAALFFALSGCARSNGVLNAGYLCFQTMHRSYHALFHQKRLLLALQIIFVGALRTACIFSPFLAFQAYGYYNMCVGRSHDEIRPWCKARIPLLYSYIQSHYWGVGFLRYFQLKQLPNFLLASPILSLALCSIVHYAKSRPQNFFSLGFLAPMEEKSCGVVFLSDDLSKSKEADSVGKSSSVRVEEHLNLRRRKNVIKGDVATVPIESESAEAWPGYLSASVLPFVLHLGFMACTAFFVMHVQI